Genomic segment of Paenibacillaceae bacterium GAS479:
TTGAAAATAAGTAGAAAACTGATGCTCCCTGAATATATGGTCAAAGGTTGCGCTAATCAATTCCTCTTTTGTTGCAAAATGATAGTAGATGGACGATTTGGTCAACCCTGCTTTTTTTGCAATCATCCCTAAGCTGACTATCTCCAAGCCATGCTCGACAAACAGCTCAAAAGACACTTCGATAAGATGTGTTAATGTGATTTCTTTTTTTTGATAGGACGCCCCCTCCGCCCCAAGTCTATAGGAAAAATTATATTTGCAGACACCTATGCAGATCAATAATTTAACGAACGATCGTTAAAAAAATAATTCTCGCTATAAATGGATACAACAAAAAGAGGGTGTCCCATAAGTCCCCTTAAATCTAACGAAACTCAGAAAGCTTATTTCCCACCAAACAAGGGTTCAAGGTAGCTGACGAAACTGAGAAGCGTTATTTAGGTCAGAAATGATGATATTCCCAAGATAATGCCGAAATAGCGTCTCTCAGTTCCGTTACGTCTCGAAATCCTTCGATTTTACCGGAATAAGGCTTCTCAGTTCCGTTACGCTATTAAAACCGTTTCGGCAGACAAACGAAGACAGGAGGAAGCTGAGCTTGGCTCAATCTCCTCCTGTTTCGCTGACGCGCTGTATTCATTTGTGTTGTAGGAGATTTTGGGACAACCTGCTTGGATAAGAATCATATATTTAAGCTGAACTAAAAAAACATGTTAAGAAGCGGTAAAAAACAACCCATCTGTAAAAGCAACGCGTTCGCCTTTGCAGGCGGACAAGTTCAGCTGTTCAGCGCCTTGACCAGCGCTTGCAGATTGCTTTTCATCACGCTGATGTAATCCTCGCCTGCTGCTGCCTGCTCCTTGGTCAACCCTTCCAGCGGATTCAGCACGTCGGTGCCTGCCCCTGTCTCCGCTGCAATGGTGTCGGCCAGCTTGGAATCAATCAACGCCTCGAAAAAGATCGTCGTAACTCCGTGCTCCCGCACAAACTTGATGACGTCAGCCATTTGCTCCGGGGACGGCTCCTGATCTGGCGACAGGCCGCTGATCGGAACTTGCTCCAGCCCGTACTGTTGCGCCAAATAAGCAAAAGCAGCATGAGAAGTTATAAAGTCTTTGCGTTTGGATGCCGCGAGCGCACTGCTCATTTCCTTATGCAACTCGTCTAGCTTGGCGATATAGGCATCGGCATTCTGTTTGTATTGATCCTTATGGTCAGGGTCGGCCTGCTGCAGGCCGGCCATAATGGCGCGTACTTCTTGCTGTGCCAAGAGCGGATCGAGCCAAACATGTGGATCGACCGGATTTCCATCCCCTTCGGCCTCATGATGAGCTTCTTCCTCATGTCCATGAGCCTCTTCCCCGTGGACATGGCCGTCATCTTCGCTCGCCAGCTTCGCAAGCCCCTTGCTCGCTTCCACAACGACTCGTTCCGAATTAGTCGCGCTGCTCAGCGCCTGCTCCGCCCAGCTCTCAACGATGCCGTTGTAGACAAATACATCCGCGCTGCTTATAGCAGCCATATGCTTCGCGCTCGGCTCCCAATCATGCGGCTCCACACCAGTTGGCACGAGAGGCGTCACTTCGACGAGATCACCGCCAACCTGGCGGGCGAACTCAGCCATCGGGTAAATCGTGGCCGCAACCTTCAGCTTGTCGGCCGCGCCTGCTTGTTCCGCCGATGAAGGCGAAGTTGAATTTCCTGATTTACCGCTCCCGCAGCCGCTGAGTACAAGCGCAAGGCAGCCGGTTAACAGGACGCCGGGGACCAAGGTTTTTCTGAACAACATCGTACATCTACACTCCTTTTGGCAACTTAGTGGGTATGTGTATCGTCACTCAGCCTTGGGATCGGTCCGTAAGAATGCATCTCCGTATCCTCAGCCGCAGGATGCTTCGTCTTGGCGCGAATGAAGCGGAGCAGCTTCTGCAAAACAACGCCAACCGCCAGCAAAAAGAGCAGAACGAGTGCAATCGTACCGCCGGGCGGCGTGCTAAGCTCATAAGAAGCGGTCAACCCGCTGAACACACCGGTCAGCCCGATTACAACCGCCAGCAGCAACGCTGCACTGAAACGGGAAGTCAGTCGGATCGCCAGCGCCGCTGGCAGGATGATCAAGGAAGATACGAGCAGCACGCCGACGATCGGCATCGCTGCTGCCACGATCATACCCGTCACGACGCTAAACAGCATCGAAATCAGACCTGTTGGCAGGCCGCTTACTTTGGCGGTCTCTTCATCAAATGTCATCTGATAAAGCGGACGACGTAAAAAGAAGAAAAAGAGCGCCGCAACTACCGTCACGCAGAGCATCAGCACAAGCTGTGCCTTGTCTACAGCTACGACGGAGCCGAACAGGTAGGAGGTGAAGCTTTTGCTCGTCTCCTTGTTCAGGCTCATAAGCACAACGGCCGTGGACAGGCCTCCGACCATAATAATAGCGATCGACATCTCACTGTATGTCTTATAGAAGCGGCGCACATATTCCACAGCAACCGCACCAATGATCGCCGTCAGAAAGCCAGAGACAGTTGGACTGAGGCCAAGCAGCGCACCGGCTGCAACGCCGGCTAGCGACACATGCGACAGCATGTCGGCCATGAGCGCCTGACGCCTCAGCATGAGGTAAACGCCGAGCACCGAGGCAACGATAGCGATTAGAGCACCGGCTCCGAATGCTCGTTGCATAAAGTCGTAGTGCAGCATTTCCATCCTCCCTCCCCCTTTCTCTCCAGCTCGATAATGCGGTCCAGATAAGGCCGACACTCTTCCAAACCATGCGTCACCATGACGATGCTCATGCCATGTATCTCGACCATATGGCGCATCAGCTCGTAAAAGCCTCTGCGGCTCTCTTCATCCATACCGGTTGTAGGCTCATCCATAACGAGCAGATCCGGTCTCTGTGCAAGCGCTCTGGCAATGCAGATACGCTGCTTCTGTCCACCGGACAACTCGCCGATCCGCCGCTCTCGTAGCTGCCACATACCAACCTGGCGCAATGATTTCTCTGCCAGCGCCCGATCATCAGCAGTTATCCTCCGCAGCCAGGAGCCACGGTTCCAGCAGCCTGACAGCACGAACTCATACACATTGCTCGGGAATCCACCGTTGAAGGCAGCTATCTGCTGAGGCACGTAACTTACCGTCAGCTTCCGGCCGTCATCTCGTTTTGGGGCAAGATAAGCTTTGCCTTTCCATGGCTTCAGCAATCCCAGCATCAGCTTCAACAGCGTCGTCTTGGATGCACCATTGGGCCCGGTTACCGCCACAAACTCCGAGCTATGCACCTCAATCGTCGCATTATGGAGACTTGGCTTGTCATTGTATCCGAACTCTACCTCTTTCAAGGAGGCCAGCAGCATAGGCCATCCCATCCTCTCTGATCTATATCGTAATATTTACTCTTTGATTCTAAAGAAAAACGCCGCCCTGTGCACAACAGTTCAGCGAAGAAAGTTGTAATCATTACACTTAACGTATAGTAACAGGCCTATTAGGCTCTGTCAATGATAATAATTACGATGAAAGTGACTCAGCACGAGGAATGCTGATCATTCAACTCCAACACCTGCGCGTTCCCTTTGGCAAGCCTCGCAAATTCCGTAGACCTCAAAGCGGTGGTTCATGATCTTGAAGTTGCCGGGCAGCTTCATCTCCTGCTCCATCGGGCAGTACTCGAACGTAAGCGTCTTCTCACAATTGGTGCAGATCAAATGATGATGATGATGATGAATGCAAGCAGCCTTGAATTTGAGGCCCGCGTCCATGGAATAGAACTGCTCCAGTACGCCCATTTCACTCATCAGTCGCAAATTGCGGTACACCGTATCAAAGCTTACACCCGGATAATAAGCAGCCATCGCTTCATATACATCCTTGGGCGACAAGTAGCCGTCGCTGCCAGCGAAAATTTCTGCCAGCCTGCGGCGCTGCTCGGTAATTCGCCACCCTCCGCGAGCCATCGCTTCGATCATTTGCTTCGCTGCGTCGTCCGTATGGGTATGTGCCATAATCCAATCTCCTTCTGCGCCGCATATAAGAATCGTACCTTATTGTACCACATCAGCGGGCGCATTCGAAATCGGATTAGGGACCAAGCAAAAACCGGCTGGCCCAGGGCCAACCGGTTCAATCAGGGTTCTTCCCGCTACTACTTTCCGTTACCCTTGGACAGCTGAATCATCGAAATGACGAGCGCCAACAGGGCAATCAACGTTTCCGTACTCATGAAAACCGCCTCCTGAAGCGTGGGCTTCTATCGGCCGGCTTCCTCTCCCATGAGTGTATAGCGGATCTGCTTCCCCCTTATCAGGCTTATTCAAGCAATGCTCCATTTATGACCGAAATTGCTGAAAAATAGCTCTCCCACTTCCTGCCACTTGAACGTATACTAGTTAAAAGTGCCTCACGAACACATCCTTCATATCAAGGGGAGACCCTCATGAACATCTATCTGATCCTGCTCGCTTTGTTCATGTATCTTATCGCCTATTTCACCGGCGTCAAGCGAACGTCTTGGCTGCTCTCCGCTTTTGCGCCCGGCAAAGTCCGCAACCGCGATAAGCTGTTCAGGACCGTCTCTCTTTATAACCTGATTGCATGCGTTATTGTGTTTTTCGTCGGTATTATCAATCTCCCCGAGTTGTCCTATCTGCTTGTGCTCATTGGCTGTGGTTATGTCATCCTGCTGTTCTACTGTAATCGAAGCATGTAGGCGTACGCAAAACAAGCCCAGGATCTGCGGATCCCGGGCTTGTTTTGTCCATGCGTATTTGAAACCATTAACCTTCCAGAAGCAGCGATTCCGGATCTTCAAGCAGCTCTTTGACCGTGACGAGGAAGCGTACTGCTTCAGCGCCATCAACAATGCGGTGGTCGTAAGAAAGCGCGAGGTACATCATCGGACGGTTCTCCATGCGCGTCTCGTCGATAGCGACAGGACGGAGCTGGATTTTGTGCATACCGAGAATACCAACCTGCGGCGCATTGAGAATCGGAGTGGACAGCAGCGAGCCAAACACGCCGCCGTTCGTAATCGTGAACGTTCCGCCTTGCAGATCGGACAGAGCAAGCGAGTTTTTGCGAGCTTTGCCAGCCAGCTCGGTGATCGATTTCTCGATACCAGCGAAGCCGAGGCGATCCGCATCACGTACGACTGGTACAACCAGGCCGTCTGGAGCGGCTACGGCGATACCGATGTCATAGTATTTTTTGATGATAAGATCGTCGCCGTCGATTTCCGCATTGAGCAGCGGGAATTTCTTAAGCGCGCCAACAACAGCTTTGGTGAAGAAGCTCATAAAGCCGAGGCCAACTTCGTTTTTCTCTTTGAAAGCATCCTTGCGGCGCTTGCGCACATCGAGGATGGCAGTCATGTCGACTTCGTTAAATGTCGTCAGCATCGCAGCGGTTTGCTGAGCTTCTACGAGGCGCTTGGCGATCGTCTGACGACGACGGGACATTTTGGTGCGCTCGACAGGCTTGCCAGGCTGCTCCGCGAAGGAAGGCTTGGACGCCGCAGCAGGTGCTGCCGCTGGACGTGCCGGAGCGGCTGCTGGAGCCGAATTGTGACTGGCAACATCTTGGTTGTAAATGCGGCCGTTAGGATCGGAACTTTTCACTTGGTTCAGATCGATGCCGAGTTCGCGAGCCATCTTGCGCGCCGATGGAGACGCGATAGCGCTGCCTTCGGACGCTGCGCTCGTTGGAGCTGCAGCAGGAGCAGGAGCCGTTGAAGCCGGAGCGGCTGCTGGAGCAGCAGGAGTCTCCGTCTGTACGGGCTGGGCTGGAGCGGCAGGAGCAGCTGCTGCTCCGCCCTCGCCGATAATGCCGATCGATTCGCCGACAAGTACCGTTTCGCCTTCGCCCTTAAGAATGCTGGACAGAACGCCGCTGGACTCCGAGCTGATTTCCAGGTTTACTTTATCTGTTTCAAGCTCAAGCAGCAGGTCGCCTTGACTTACCGCTTCCCCTTCTTTCTTGAGCCATTTAGTAATTGTTGCTTCTGAGATGGATTCGCCTAGATCTGGAACTTTAATATCAGACACTTGCTTCTACCTCCCAAGTAAAATCGTGTTCAACGCTTTTTGCTGCAGCGAGAGCGAAAGAATGGATTGTTGTTCAGCAGCGTGAACATCCTGATGGCCGCTTGCTGGACTGGAACGGTCTGGGCGACCGATGTAATGAACCGATTTGCCGCCGGCAACCTCGCGGATGCGCGACTCCATGAACGTCCATGCGCCCATGTTTTTCGGTTCTTCCTGAACCCAGACGATCTCTTCCAGCTTGTTGTAGCGGGAAATGATCTCGGCAATCTCTTTGTCCGGGAATGGATAAAGCTGCTCCACGCGAACAATATGCAGCCAGCTCATATCTCTCTCACCAGCGGACTCAAGCGCCTCTTCAAGATCGACGGCTACTTTGCCGCTGCACAAAATCAAACGACGCACAGCAGATGCCTTCGTACCGAGACCCGGCTGCTCAAGCACAAGCTTGAACGTACCCGTAGCCAGATCCTCACCAGGAGACAGAACGCGCGGATTG
This window contains:
- a CDS encoding 2-oxoglutarate dehydrogenase E2 component is translated as MSDIKVPDLGESISEATITKWLKKEGEAVSQGDLLLELETDKVNLEISSESSGVLSSILKGEGETVLVGESIGIIGEGGAAAAPAAPAQPVQTETPAAPAAAPASTAPAPAAAPTSAASEGSAIASPSARKMARELGIDLNQVKSSDPNGRIYNQDVASHNSAPAAAPARPAAAPAAASKPSFAEQPGKPVERTKMSRRRQTIAKRLVEAQQTAAMLTTFNEVDMTAILDVRKRRKDAFKEKNEVGLGFMSFFTKAVVGALKKFPLLNAEIDGDDLIIKKYYDIGIAVAAPDGLVVPVVRDADRLGFAGIEKSITELAGKARKNSLALSDLQGGTFTITNGGVFGSLLSTPILNAPQVGILGMHKIQLRPVAIDETRMENRPMMYLALSYDHRIVDGAEAVRFLVTVKELLEDPESLLLEG
- a CDS encoding zinc transport system ATP-binding protein, coding for MLLASLKEVEFGYNDKPSLHNATIEVHSSEFVAVTGPNGASKTTLLKLMLGLLKPWKGKAYLAPKRDDGRKLTVSYVPQQIAAFNGGFPSNVYEFVLSGCWNRGSWLRRITADDRALAEKSLRQVGMWQLRERRIGELSGGQKQRICIARALAQRPDLLVMDEPTTGMDEESRRGFYELMRHMVEIHGMSIVMVTHGLEECRPYLDRIIELERKGEGGWKCCTTTLCNEHSEPVL
- a CDS encoding zinc transport system permease protein produces the protein MLHYDFMQRAFGAGALIAIVASVLGVYLMLRRQALMADMLSHVSLAGVAAGALLGLSPTVSGFLTAIIGAVAVEYVRRFYKTYSEMSIAIIMVGGLSTAVVLMSLNKETSKSFTSYLFGSVVAVDKAQLVLMLCVTVVAALFFFFLRRPLYQMTFDEETAKVSGLPTGLISMLFSVVTGMIVAAAMPIVGVLLVSSLIILPAALAIRLTSRFSAALLLAVVIGLTGVFSGLTASYELSTPPGGTIALVLLFLLAVGVVLQKLLRFIRAKTKHPAAEDTEMHSYGPIPRLSDDTHTH
- a CDS encoding zinc transport system substrate-binding protein, producing the protein MLFRKTLVPGVLLTGCLALVLSGCGSGKSGNSTSPSSAEQAGAADKLKVAATIYPMAEFARQVGGDLVEVTPLVPTGVEPHDWEPSAKHMAAISSADVFVYNGIVESWAEQALSSATNSERVVVEASKGLAKLASEDDGHVHGEEAHGHEEEAHHEAEGDGNPVDPHVWLDPLLAQQEVRAIMAGLQQADPDHKDQYKQNADAYIAKLDELHKEMSSALAASKRKDFITSHAAFAYLAQQYGLEQVPISGLSPDQEPSPEQMADVIKFVREHGVTTIFFEALIDSKLADTIAAETGAGTDVLNPLEGLTKEQAAAGEDYISVMKSNLQALVKALNS
- a CDS encoding transcriptional regulator, TetR family; amino-acid sequence: MICIGVCKYNFSYRLGAEGASYQKKEITLTHLIEVSFELFVEHGLEIVSLGMIAKKAGLTKSSIYYHFATKEELISATFDHIFREHQFSTYFQIHLATKDNFGDFLFQGGLNMLPKQDSNHRASLRVLNEFMTLAERDEQYKARIMNIQRDFINGFRRLVSLGVEWGIVPAVPRHAY
- a CDS encoding Fur family transcriptional regulator, zinc uptake regulator, which encodes MAHTHTDDAAKQMIEAMARGGWRITEQRRRLAEIFAGSDGYLSPKDVYEAMAAYYPGVSFDTVYRNLRLMSEMGVLEQFYSMDAGLKFKAACIHHHHHHLICTNCEKTLTFEYCPMEQEMKLPGNFKIMNHRFEVYGICEACQRERAGVGVE